A stretch of the Porites lutea chromosome 12, jaPorLute2.1, whole genome shotgun sequence genome encodes the following:
- the LOC140954086 gene encoding mitochondrial ribosome-associated GTPase 1-like, giving the protein MAVSPYVSRAELWLANSSFRPTFHLPNDFHPSVFLKWFPGHMAKALRMMQLRLQKCDCVIEVHDARIPFSGRNPKLKEKLQGRPHVLVLNKADLLGNTKKKQDILTCLEDDGIRAMFTDSKAQYHHSIRKIIPTALEAIKDAEYEGTYIRPEPDKPYNILICGLPNTGKSSLVNALRRKYMKKGKATRVGAVPGITTSIENRIKVCDEPMAYMYDTPGIMAPYIPTAEVGMKLALTGCFKDHVVGEDLIADYLLFTLNKQKCFKYVDMIGLTDPSDSIDFVMRQLAVKLQGPRSGRTPDYLKAHVHFISRFRRGLLGSTLLDELPER; this is encoded by the exons atggcggtcaGCCCGTACGTAAGTCGGGCGGAGTTGTGGCTGGCAAACTCAAGTTTTCGACCAACTTTCCACCTTCCAAATGACTTCCATCCCAGTGTTTTTCTCAAGTGGTTCCCAGGACACATGGCAAAGG CTTTACGTATGATGCAACTCCGATTACAAAAATGCGACTGTGTTATAGAAGTTCATGATGCGAG AATTCCCTTTTCTGGAAGAAATcctaagttaaaagaaaaattacaaggCCGACCACATGTCTTGGTGCTGAACAAGGCAGATCTCTTAGGAAATACGAAGAAGAAACAG GATATCCTTACATGTCTGGAAGATGACGGTATCAGAGCAATGTTTACTGACAGTAAAGCACAGTATCATCATAGTATCAGAAAG ATAATTCCCACGGCCCTAGAGGCTATAAAGGATGCAGAATATGAGGGAACATATATCAGACCA gAACCAGACAAGCCTTACAACATTCTAATCTGTGGTTTACCAAATACTGGAAAGTCTTCATTAGTCAATGCACTGAGAAGAAAATACATGAAGAAAG GCAAAGCTACCAGAGTTGGAGCAGTTCCTGGGATAACCACATCTATTGAAAATAGAATCAAG GTTTGTGATGAGCCAATGGCATACATGTATGATACGCCAG GTATCATGGCTCCGTACATACCAACAGCAGAAGTGGGAATGAAATTGGCTTTAACCG GATGTTTTAAAGACCATGTCGTGGGTGAAGATCTCATTGCTGACTATCTGTTATTCACTTTGAATAAACAGAAGTGTTTCAA atATGTTGATATGATTGGTCTCACAGACCCCAGTGATAGTATTGATTTTGTCATGAGGCAGCTTGCTGTGAAGCTCCAGGGACCAAGATCAG GTAGAACGCCAGATTATCTAAAAGCCCATGTTCATTTCATCTCAAGATTCAGAAGAGGACTCCTCGGTAGCACACTGCTAGATGAACTACCAGAGAGATGA
- the LOC140954085 gene encoding uncharacterized protein, whose amino-acid sequence MKNQVASQIGMEDETESCFASPGSIFSIVDNIHWAIASARHNKAYVLRFVPIVQRITKVLNGADVKFIRQAEFYSDLRETLFKIESHVKENSTRGKWMSKLLAKKNQKSVEEFEEHVEHLITRIVFSFAQRVQLLNMARQKRQRRRALSEIQEEDESSETRSNGTACSSSSFEEEPSSEEACQEELTGER is encoded by the coding sequence ATGAAGAACCAAGTCGCCAGTCAGATTGGGATGGAAGACGAAACGGAAAGCTGCTTCGCTTCACCGGGATCCATCTTCTCCATTGTCGACAACATTCACTGGGCGATCGCCAGCGCTAGACACAACAAAGCTTATGTTCTTCGATTTGTACCTATAGTTCAACGGATCACCAAAGTTCTGAACGGTGCAGATGTTAAGTTTATCCGCCAAGCGGAATTCTACAGCGACCTGAGGGAAACTCTGTTCAAGATTGAAAGCCACGTGAAAGAAAACTCCACGCGTGGGAAATGGATGAGCAAGTTGTTGGCGAAGAAGAACCAGAAAAGTGTCGAAGAATTTGAAGAGCATGTTGAACATCTAATTACTCGAATCGTCTTCTCCTTTGCGCAACGAGTTCAACTACTGAATATGGCTCGCCAAAAACGACAAAGAAGAAGGGCCTTATCGGAAATTCAGGAGGAAGACGAATCAAGCGAAACACGTAGCAACGGGACTGCTTGTTCTAGCTCATCCTTCGAGGAAGAGCCATCCAGTGAAGAAGCATGTCAAGAGGAACTTACAGGAGAACGTTAA
- the LOC140921847 gene encoding cartilage matrix protein-like yields MHRLALTTQKPVDYEQSLLTANLKKKRGYSPSEKPLNSHSKNLPHAQSGTAMPFTQAVYPSAASKDSHVQLAKKALGTNISSGVEKGVNTHKRTKMCFTATRHKCAKKIDLAIVLDASASIGEENFKLAKDLTRTLLRQFEISKDEVLISLVSYSQHIDVAPKFDDYYNETQLERALDRHFYESSSTSTGRALKMVTNDLFGVKGGARIGHRDVRKVVVIVTDGFSTTGVEFLKDKVRMMRDQGIEVFVIGITRRINEEELLALSSAPVKNHLFRINDSQDVNKIIESITNQLCK; encoded by the exons ATGCATCGACTAGCACTCACCACACAGAAACcggtagactacgagcagtctctcctCACTGCAAACctaaagaaaaagagaggctATTCGCCATCCGAGAAACCCTTGAATTCCCATAGTAAGAACCTACCGCATGCGCAGTCCGGCACAGCCATGCCGTTCACCCAGGCAGTTTACCCAAGTGCAGCGAGCAAAGACAGTCATGTACAGCTTGCGAAGAAGGCCTTGGGAACTAACATCTCCAGCGGAGTAGAAAAAGGAGTTAACACACATAAACGCACTAAGATGT GTTTCACAGCAACACGACACAAATGCGCCAAGAAGATTGACTTGGCTATCGTTCTGGACGCTTCTGCGAGCATCGGTGAAGAGAATTTCAAACTTGCCAAGGACTTAACCAGAACACTGTTGAGGCAATTTGAAATTTCCAAAGACGAGGTTTTAATATCGCTCGTGTCCTACTCTCAACACATTGACGTTGCTCCCAAATTTGATGATTACTATAACGAGACGCAATTGGAGAGGGCGTTGGACAGGCATTTCTACGAGTCATCTTCCACTAGCACGGGAAGAGCTTTAAAAATGGTCACCAATGATTTGTTTGGGGTTAAAGGAGGAGCGAGAATCGGACACCGTG ATGTCAGGAAGGTGGTTGTTATCGTTACGGACGGATTTAGCACCACAGGAGTTGAATTTTTGAAGGACAAAGTGAGAATGATGAGAGATCAAGGAATTGAGGTTTTTGTCATTGGAATAACACGCCGGATAAACGAAGAGGAATTGTTAGCTTTATCTAGCGCACCagttaaaaatcatttatttAGGATAAATGATTCCCAAGatgtaaacaaaattattgAGTCAATCACAAACCAGCTGTGTAAATAA